A section of the Candidatus Legionella polyplacis genome encodes:
- a CDS encoding MFS transporter, producing MKNKQSNKKKLIIIIPKSLRSSITFYIIWGLSCIFYFYESLLQVAPSVMTNELTHDFLINGNTLGILSGIYFYSYAFMQLPIGLLMDYFMPQYLLILASIFCSSSAIIFSITNNFIMACISRLILGCSSAFAIIGSMKLINHYFSSKYFSFLTGIMVTFGMLGSIIGEAPLSILIKYYGWRKSIFFIGIFGLILPFLMTIFLNGKTKKNNLSEDTKSLINKNIIKNIYTMLKNPQLWLIALYGGFMYMPTPIFCGLWGVPFLMEKINLNKTIAANYVSLIFVGWAIGSPLWGLYSNWIKKCKPVMYISSFGALFTNSLFIYCNIHLHWILQLLLFSFGFFSSGFFSSFTLGKTLYSKKNFATGLSFINTINMLGIALIQPIIGLILDKICYKHNIIYNNIIIYPIKAYYIALTLLPISIIISLIILTKIKENY from the coding sequence ATGAAAAATAAACAATCTAATAAAAAGAAATTGATAATTATCATTCCTAAATCTTTACGATCATCAATAACTTTTTACATAATTTGGGGATTAAGCTGTATATTTTACTTTTATGAGTCTTTATTACAAGTAGCTCCAAGTGTTATGACAAATGAATTAACACATGATTTTTTAATTAATGGAAATACATTAGGAATATTATCTGGAATTTACTTTTATTCTTATGCTTTTATGCAATTACCTATAGGATTATTAATGGACTATTTTATGCCACAATATCTTTTGATACTTGCATCTATTTTTTGCTCTTCAAGTGCAATTATATTTAGTATTACAAATAATTTTATTATGGCTTGTATATCCAGATTAATTCTGGGATGTAGTTCTGCTTTTGCAATAATTGGATCAATGAAATTAATTAATCACTATTTTTCTTCTAAATATTTTTCTTTTTTAACTGGAATTATGGTTACATTTGGGATGTTAGGATCAATTATTGGAGAAGCTCCTTTATCTATACTTATTAAATATTATGGATGGAGAAAAAGTATTTTTTTTATTGGAATTTTTGGATTAATACTACCATTTTTAATGACTATTTTTTTGAATGGAAAAACAAAAAAGAATAATTTATCTGAAGATACTAAATCATTAATTAATAAAAATATTATAAAAAATATATATACAATGTTAAAAAATCCTCAACTTTGGTTAATTGCTTTATACGGTGGTTTTATGTATATGCCAACTCCAATTTTCTGTGGATTATGGGGAGTTCCATTTCTTATGGAAAAAATCAATTTGAATAAAACCATTGCAGCAAATTATGTATCTTTAATTTTTGTAGGATGGGCAATAGGTAGCCCACTATGGGGGTTATATTCTAACTGGATTAAAAAATGTAAACCAGTAATGTATATAAGTAGTTTTGGAGCATTATTTACTAATTCTTTATTTATTTATTGCAATATCCATTTACATTGGATATTGCAATTATTATTATTTAGTTTTGGTTTTTTTTCTTCAGGTTTTTTTTCTTCATTTACTTTAGGAAAAACACTTTATAGCAAAAAAAATTTTGCAACTGGGTTAAGCTTTATAAACACAATAAATATGTTAGGAATTGCTTTAATTCAACCTATCATTGGTTTAATTTTAGATAAAATATGTTATAAACATAATATTATTTATAATAATATTATTATATATCCTATAAAAGCTTATTATATAGCGCTAACACTACTACCCATTAGTATAATAATTTCTTTAATAATTCTTACTAAGATAAAAGAAAATTATTAA
- the aceE gene encoding pyruvate dehydrogenase (acetyl-transferring), homodimeric type: MKNIYTNDIDPEETNEWIEALRNILINDGNKRAKFILRKLLKEAKFQGINIKSIFNTPYKNTIPFDKEKIMPEDYGMQERINALIRWNALIMVLRVSKKFPELGGHISSYASALTLYEVGFNYFFKGPNSNSCGGDLLYIQGHSAPGIYARAYLEGRLSEYQLNNFRQEINSNGLSSYPHPWLMPNFWQFPTVSMGLSSIQAIYQARFLKYLKNRGLLKDSENRKVWAFLGDGEMDEPESIGALSIASREKLDNLIFVINCNLQRLDGLVRGNGKIIQELESIFHGFGWNVIKVIWGSKWDDLINSDKEGLLQRRMEECLDGDYQNYKANSGSYIRKHFFGKYLGLLKMVEHMSDYDIECLNRGGHDKQKVYAAYFEAVNHKGSPTVILAKTVKGYGIGLGIESQNIAHQQKEISIDQLKIFKKRFNIPITDKQLKKLSFYRPDDDSPEITFLKKQRNALGGYLPYRNNVSCKLKIPNLSFFSSLISGSNENKFSTTLTFLKILFALLNDKSINNHIVPIIPDECRTFGIEGLFKKIGIYSYCGQLYDSIDKKQVIFYKETQNGQILEEGINEAGAFCSWIAAATSYSSNKLPMIPFYIYYSMFGFQRIGDLIWAAGDMRSRGFLIGGTSGKTTLAGEGLQHQDGHSHVLFSTIPNCISYNPAYSYELAVIIQNGLFRMYENQEDVFYYITIMNESYTHPSMPIGVQDDIIKGMYLLKESIPNDERHVQLLGSGSIMQEVINASILLKNDFLITSDLWSVTSFNELRKDGLLIERFNRLNPKLKKPKLTFIEKKLSNRKGPIVAVTDYMHIYADQISKFISKTFVSLGTDGYGRSDTRVNLRYFFEINSKFIVLSALSALNKDKIVDSSEIEKAIYMYKIDIHKTNPFFG; encoded by the coding sequence ATGAAAAATATTTACACAAATGATATTGATCCAGAAGAAACTAATGAATGGATAGAGGCTTTACGAAATATTTTAATCAATGACGGAAATAAACGTGCTAAATTTATTTTACGAAAATTATTAAAAGAAGCAAAATTTCAAGGGATTAATATTAAATCAATATTTAATACCCCATATAAAAATACGATACCTTTTGATAAAGAAAAAATAATGCCAGAAGATTATGGAATGCAAGAACGTATTAATGCTTTAATTAGATGGAACGCATTAATAATGGTGTTACGTGTGTCAAAAAAATTTCCAGAATTGGGTGGACATATTTCTTCATATGCATCTGCATTAACTTTATATGAAGTTGGGTTTAACTATTTTTTTAAAGGACCAAATTCTAACAGTTGTGGTGGAGATCTATTATATATACAAGGACATTCTGCTCCTGGAATTTATGCTAGAGCTTATTTAGAAGGTAGATTATCTGAATATCAATTAAATAATTTTAGACAAGAAATTAATTCTAATGGATTATCTTCATATCCTCATCCTTGGTTAATGCCTAATTTTTGGCAATTTCCTACTGTTTCTATGGGATTAAGCAGTATTCAAGCTATTTATCAAGCTAGATTTTTAAAATATTTAAAGAATAGAGGGTTATTAAAAGATAGTGAAAATCGAAAAGTTTGGGCATTTTTGGGTGATGGAGAAATGGACGAGCCAGAATCAATTGGAGCATTATCTATAGCTTCTCGTGAAAAATTAGATAATTTAATTTTTGTAATCAATTGTAATTTACAACGATTAGATGGATTAGTTAGAGGAAATGGAAAGATTATCCAAGAATTAGAAAGTATATTTCATGGATTTGGATGGAATGTAATAAAAGTAATTTGGGGAAGTAAATGGGATGATTTAATCAATTCTGATAAAGAAGGATTGTTACAAAGAAGAATGGAAGAATGTTTGGATGGAGATTACCAAAACTATAAAGCTAATAGTGGAAGTTATATTCGTAAACATTTTTTTGGTAAATATTTAGGATTATTAAAAATGGTTGAACATATGTCTGATTACGATATTGAATGTTTAAATCGTGGTGGGCATGACAAACAAAAAGTTTATGCTGCATATTTTGAAGCAGTTAATCATAAAGGATCACCTACAGTAATATTAGCTAAAACAGTTAAGGGATATGGGATTGGACTAGGTATTGAAAGTCAAAATATAGCTCATCAACAGAAAGAAATTTCTATAGATCAGTTAAAAATATTTAAAAAACGTTTTAATATACCGATTACTGATAAACAACTGAAAAAATTATCTTTTTATCGACCAGATGATGATAGTCCTGAAATCACTTTTTTAAAAAAACAACGTAATGCTTTAGGTGGTTATTTACCATATAGAAATAATGTATCTTGTAAATTAAAAATTCCAAATTTATCATTTTTTTCATCATTAATTTCTGGATCAAATGAAAATAAATTTTCTACTACTCTAACATTTTTAAAAATTTTATTTGCACTACTAAATGATAAATCGATAAATAATCATATTGTTCCAATTATACCAGATGAATGTCGTACATTTGGTATAGAAGGATTATTCAAAAAAATTGGTATTTATTCATATTGTGGGCAATTATATGATTCTATTGACAAAAAACAAGTAATTTTTTATAAAGAAACACAAAATGGTCAAATATTAGAAGAAGGTATTAATGAAGCAGGAGCATTTTGTTCTTGGATAGCAGCTGCTACTTCATATAGCTCTAATAAGTTACCTATGATTCCTTTTTATATATATTATTCTATGTTTGGATTTCAGAGAATTGGCGATCTAATATGGGCTGCTGGTGATATGAGATCTCGTGGTTTTCTTATTGGAGGAACTTCAGGAAAAACAACGTTAGCTGGTGAAGGTTTGCAGCATCAAGACGGTCATAGTCATGTTTTATTTTCTACAATTCCAAATTGTATTTCTTATAATCCTGCATATTCTTATGAATTAGCTGTGATTATTCAGAATGGATTATTTCGTATGTATGAAAATCAGGAAGATGTTTTTTATTACATAACAATTATGAATGAATCTTATACACATCCTTCTATGCCAATTGGAGTTCAAGATGATATTATCAAGGGAATGTATTTGTTAAAAGAATCTATTCCTAATGATGAAAGACATGTTCAACTTTTAGGTAGTGGATCTATAATGCAAGAGGTTATAAATGCATCTATATTGTTAAAAAATGATTTTTTAATAACTTCTGATTTATGGAGTGTAACTAGCTTTAATGAATTAAGAAAAGATGGTTTATTAATTGAACGTTTTAATCGTTTAAATCCAAAATTAAAAAAACCTAAATTAACATTTATTGAAAAAAAATTAAGCAATAGAAAAGGACCTATAGTTGCAGTTACTGATTATATGCATATATATGCTGATCAAATTAGTAAATTTATTTCTAAAACATTTGTTTCATTAGGCACAGATGGATATGGTCGTAGTGATACTCGTGTAAATTTACGTTATTTTTTTGAAATAAATTCAAAATTTATAGTTTTATCAGCATTAAGTGCTTTAAATAAAGATAAAATTGTAGATTCATCTGAAATAGAAAAAGCTATATATATGTATAAAATAGATATACATAAAACAAATCCATTTTTTGGCTAA
- a CDS encoding 2-oxo acid dehydrogenase subunit E2 has product MLYKKNFFDEKIISENKDIKVYMPDVKGSRTLNVNEIMVSIGQNIVKEQTLLSVESDKTIIEIPSPYSGVVKKILVNIGDQISKNSLLLILSVQIIKDSLKNEQIDESVINKIRFSDKKSENFVSEKIIYNHKKYFNSFYNNTIFATPYIRRIARKLNIDLKKIKGTGRKRRIIKKDIDNYLDMFKTHSLLINKNNFSSDKNSRNITFDKFGKLEIKSLNKIKQLSGNKLNESWKNIPHVTHFEKADVTELDFFRKNKYINVEETVSKRITILSFVIKILSIALKIYPQFNSSFNNVDKKIIYKYYYNIGIVINTKNGLVVPVIKNVNKLSITEIALKINNLSKKAHSKKLLPKDMEGGCFTVSNLGIESEGFFTPIINSPEVAILGISKAQLIPIYENGVLVPKLMLPLSFSYDHRVIDGVEAAKFSNFIIKSLKDIRNILL; this is encoded by the coding sequence ATGCTTTATAAAAAGAATTTTTTTGACGAAAAGATAATATCAGAAAACAAAGATATAAAAGTGTATATGCCTGATGTTAAAGGATCAAGAACATTAAATGTTAATGAAATCATGGTATCAATCGGTCAAAATATAGTTAAAGAACAAACTTTACTTTCTGTAGAAAGTGATAAGACTATTATAGAAATTCCTTCTCCATATTCTGGAGTTGTAAAAAAAATTTTAGTTAATATTGGAGATCAAATATCAAAAAATTCATTGTTATTAATACTTTCAGTGCAAATAATCAAAGATTCTTTAAAAAATGAACAAATAGATGAATCTGTTATCAATAAAATAAGATTTTCTGATAAAAAATCTGAAAATTTTGTATCAGAAAAAATTATTTATAATCATAAAAAATACTTTAATTCATTTTATAATAATACTATTTTTGCTACTCCTTATATTAGGCGAATTGCTAGGAAATTAAATATTGATTTAAAAAAAATAAAAGGAACTGGAAGAAAAAGAAGAATTATAAAGAAAGATATTGATAATTATTTGGATATGTTTAAAACACATAGTTTATTAATAAACAAAAATAATTTTTCTTCTGATAAAAATTCTAGAAATATAACCTTTGATAAATTTGGAAAATTAGAAATAAAAAGTTTAAATAAAATTAAACAACTATCTGGAAATAAATTAAATGAATCTTGGAAAAATATTCCTCATGTTACCCATTTTGAAAAAGCTGATGTTACTGAATTAGATTTTTTTAGAAAAAATAAGTATATTAATGTTGAAGAAACAGTGTCAAAAAGAATTACCATTCTTTCTTTTGTAATCAAAATTCTTTCAATAGCTTTAAAAATTTATCCACAATTTAACAGTTCATTTAATAATGTAGATAAAAAAATAATATATAAATATTATTATAATATTGGTATAGTAATTAATACTAAAAATGGATTGGTAGTTCCTGTAATTAAAAATGTAAATAAACTTTCTATTACAGAAATAGCATTAAAAATAAATAACTTGAGTAAAAAGGCACATAGTAAAAAATTGTTACCAAAAGATATGGAAGGTGGGTGTTTTACTGTTTCTAATTTAGGAATTGAAAGTGAAGGATTTTTTACTCCTATTATTAATAGTCCTGAGGTAGCTATATTGGGAATATCTAAAGCACAATTAATACCTATTTACGAAAATGGTGTTTTAGTTCCAAAATTAATGTTACCATTATCTTTTTCTTATGATCATAGAGTAATTGATGGTGTAGAGGCAGCAAAATTTTCTAATTTTATAATAAAATCTTTAAAAGATATAAGAAATATATTGTTGTGA
- the lpdA gene encoding dihydrolipoyl dehydrogenase, with product MNVVNTEVVVIGGGPGGYTSAFRSADLGKKVILVEKFSDLGGTCLNVGCIPSKILLNISNIIFQANNTRKMGIVFEKPKINIEQILSHKNDVINKLRNGIKSLAKKRNIQIFNGLAEFVTPNNIIVQNKYNNENVAIEFQYAVIATGSYPLNLSNIPKDSRIFNSTQSLNLPNICGNLLIVGGGVIGLEMATIYSSFGVEVTIVDCSNCIIPESDVDLSSILQNDMVKNRKIKFILNSNIISIEPKKEGICVFLQNKTSNEENILYFDQILIAVGRKPNTNTLKIEKINIQTDDDGFIITDNQMRTNVSNIFAIGDVVGKPMLAHKAIAEGKIAAEVISGLKHYFDPYCIPSVAYTNPEISWVGLTEKQAKKENISYEVANFPWKVNGRALTLNKTEGLTKLIFCTKTNRILGGGIIGYNSEELISEITLAIEMGCDVSDISLTIHPHPTLSETIMASSEIFEKKSIDYF from the coding sequence ATGAATGTAGTTAATACAGAAGTGGTAGTTATTGGTGGAGGGCCTGGTGGTTATACTTCTGCATTTAGATCAGCAGATCTTGGTAAAAAAGTTATTTTAGTAGAAAAATTTTCTGATTTGGGAGGTACTTGTTTAAATGTTGGTTGTATTCCATCAAAAATATTATTAAATATATCTAATATTATTTTTCAAGCAAATAACACAAGAAAAATGGGAATTGTTTTTGAAAAACCCAAAATAAATATAGAACAAATTTTGTCTCATAAAAATGATGTCATAAATAAATTGAGAAATGGAATAAAATCTTTAGCAAAAAAAAGAAATATCCAGATATTTAATGGATTAGCAGAATTTGTTACACCTAATAATATAATTGTTCAAAATAAATATAATAATGAAAATGTAGCTATTGAATTTCAATATGCAGTTATCGCAACAGGAAGTTATCCATTAAATTTATCTAATATTCCTAAAGATTCTCGCATATTTAATTCAACGCAATCCTTGAATTTGCCTAACATATGTGGAAATTTACTTATTGTGGGAGGAGGAGTTATTGGTTTAGAAATGGCGACTATTTATTCATCTTTCGGAGTTGAAGTAACAATTGTTGATTGTTCAAATTGTATAATTCCGGAGTCTGATGTTGATTTGTCATCTATTTTACAGAATGATATGGTAAAAAATAGAAAAATAAAATTTATATTAAATTCTAATATAATCTCTATAGAACCCAAAAAAGAAGGTATATGTGTTTTTTTACAAAACAAAACTTCTAACGAAGAAAATATTTTATATTTTGATCAAATATTAATTGCTGTTGGAAGAAAGCCTAATACTAATACTTTAAAAATTGAAAAGATTAATATTCAAACAGATGATGATGGATTTATCATAACAGATAACCAAATGAGAACTAATGTTTCTAATATTTTTGCTATAGGAGATGTTGTTGGAAAGCCAATGCTTGCGCATAAAGCAATTGCTGAGGGAAAAATTGCTGCAGAGGTTATTTCAGGTCTTAAGCATTATTTTGATCCATATTGTATTCCAAGTGTTGCATATACTAATCCAGAAATTTCATGGGTTGGATTAACTGAAAAACAGGCAAAGAAAGAAAATATTTCTTATGAAGTTGCTAACTTTCCATGGAAAGTTAATGGAAGAGCATTAACTCTTAATAAAACAGAAGGATTAACAAAATTAATATTTTGTACTAAAACTAATCGTATTTTAGGAGGAGGAATTATAGGATATAATTCAGAAGAATTAATTTCAGAAATAACATTAGCTATTGAAATGGGATGTGATGTCTCTGATATATCTTTAACTATACATCCTCATCCTACACTGTCAGAAACAATTATGGCTTCATCTGAGATTTTTGAAAAGAAATCTATTGATTATTTTTAA
- a CDS encoding 4-hydroxybenzoate octaprenyltransferase: MRFQYPTGFFLLWWPVLWSLWIANKGNPKNILILILFIETIIIRSVGCVINDIIDKEIDLKTYRTRNRILASNKIHTREALILVCILLLISFFILLIFLKNCLYYALISLILIIIYPFCKRFINFPQIILGLTFSMSIPITFVASKVSILNIQVLILFILTFLWIISCDIQYALSDYEDDVLNNTKSITILLKKNYKIYIIFVQIIFHTMWLLFLKKITYTSIFLLFWSISTYILIYQKKLLNHKDKKSCLKTFSLNSWYGFFIWLSFYLNKFT; the protein is encoded by the coding sequence ATGAGATTTCAGTATCCTACAGGATTTTTTTTACTTTGGTGGCCAGTATTATGGTCTTTATGGATTGCAAATAAAGGAAATCCAAAAAATATACTGATATTAATTTTATTTATAGAAACAATTATAATACGTTCTGTAGGATGTGTTATAAATGATATCATTGATAAAGAAATTGATTTAAAAACGTATCGTACACGAAATAGAATATTGGCATCTAATAAAATTCACACAAGAGAAGCTTTAATTTTAGTATGTATTTTATTATTAATATCTTTTTTTATTCTTTTAATTTTTTTAAAAAACTGTCTGTATTATGCATTAATATCATTAATACTCATAATTATATATCCATTCTGTAAACGATTTATAAATTTTCCACAAATAATCCTAGGGTTAACTTTTTCAATGAGTATACCAATAACTTTTGTTGCATCAAAAGTGTCAATTCTTAATATTCAAGTATTAATATTATTTATATTAACATTCTTATGGATTATATCTTGTGATATACAATATGCATTATCTGACTATGAAGATGATGTACTTAACAATACAAAATCGATCACAATTTTGTTAAAAAAAAATTATAAAATATATATAATTTTTGTTCAAATTATATTTCACACCATGTGGTTATTATTTTTAAAAAAAATAACATATACATCTATTTTTTTATTATTTTGGAGTATTTCTACTTATATTTTGATATATCAAAAAAAGCTTCTTAACCATAAAGACAAAAAATCTTGTTTAAAAACTTTTTCATTAAATTCTTGGTATGGATTTTTTATATGGTTGTCCTTTTATTTAAATAAATTTACTTAA
- a CDS encoding uracil-DNA glycosylase: protein MLEKKLYELNKKISSCTNCLLHKTRFKTVFYRGNIKAKLMIIGEAPGYYEDKKGIPFIGKSGQLLDKILFNIGLKNIYITNVIKCRPPNNREPTFEELIKCSSYLEEQIKLINPIFMVALGRISGKFLLKQTSIVLNRNRNKIFFYKKIPFMITYHPSYLLRHPSNIKFFYSDFYHVKSYLKKYKY from the coding sequence ATGTTAGAAAAAAAATTGTATGAACTAAATAAAAAAATTTCTTCATGTACAAATTGTTTATTACATAAAACCCGTTTTAAAACAGTATTTTATAGAGGTAATATTAAAGCAAAATTAATGATAATAGGAGAAGCACCAGGATATTATGAAGACAAAAAAGGAATACCATTTATAGGTAAATCTGGACAATTATTGGATAAAATCCTATTTAACATTGGATTAAAGAATATATATATAACTAATGTTATAAAATGTAGACCTCCTAATAATAGAGAACCTACATTTGAAGAATTAATAAAATGTAGTTCTTATTTAGAAGAACAAATTAAATTAATAAATCCTATATTTATGGTAGCATTAGGAAGAATTTCCGGAAAATTTTTACTCAAACAAACATCAATAGTTTTAAATAGAAATAGAAATAAAATTTTTTTTTATAAAAAAATTCCTTTTATGATTACTTACCATCCATCTTATTTATTACGACATCCTAGTAATATAAAATTCTTTTATAGTGATTTTTATCATGTCAAATCTTATTTAAAGAAATATAAATATTAA